The genomic segment CTCTTTTGATTTAAAACATTCCACCGGCTTAAGCTATGACAATGCCATTACAAACAGAGATGCGGTGATAGAAAAAACCAGCTGCCGTGGCGGGCAAACTTTGTGGCAGAGAGCAGATTTGATGTGCAGATCTTTGAGAGCCGGAGCCAAAGGGTATGCTCAGTATGAGCGTACTCCGGCCAATGCACCCGGAATGAATGCGGCAGAACCTATTAAAAATAAAATGGAGCAAATAAGAGATATGATAGAAGAAGTGGCTCCTTATTTGAAGTAAAAATGAATTTCAAAAACCCCGCTCCTGAGAGCGGGGTTTTTTAACTGAAGAATTTGATAGAGTTAGGAAGTATTACATCTTCCATAACGCTTAAAGCATACGAATCTGTCATTCCTGCTATGTAGTCAGTAATGATTTGATCTTTTTGGGAAGGGTCTTTTTGATAGACTTTTTCCATAGATTGTATATACTTGGAAAAACTGACGGCGGTTTGTTTTCCTTCTTTTTCATACATGAGATAATCAAATCCATACTTATCAAAAATCCACCGAAAATATTCAAACAGATCGGCAATGCGTTTGTCGATAGTTTCTTTTCTTTGTTTCATCTGTGCATTGTTATAAATACGCTCATAATTAAAATCACGCAACTGTAAAATAATATCTGTTTTTTCGGGAGAGAAACCAATAAAATCTTTATCTTTGGAATGTTCTATTAAATCCAATGTTAAGGTGTTGATGATTTCCCCATTAGAAGTGCCGATTTCATCTTGTACAATAAGGGGTATGTCTTTTTTGGTAATCAATTTGGCTTTGACAGCATCTTCAATATCTCGTCCTAAATAGGCAATTTTATCAGACACACGTACAATACACCCTTCGTAAGTGGTGGGCAAACAACGGCGATTTTGGATATCTTCTAATTTGTTTGGGGTGGTGGCAGGACGTAATTCTTTAGTTGCAAAGTCTTCCCCACAGTGACATAAGATACCGTCTTTAACGGCATAGGTCAGATTCAATCCTTCTCCGTAGTTGGCTAATTGTTCTACCACGCGGTAGCTGTTGACTTCATGCAGAAAAGGTTTGGGGGCTATACAAGAGGCTAAAGCACGTTCCCCCTCGTGTCCAAACGGGGCATGCCCAATATCATGCCCTAAGCCGATAGCATAGGCTAAATCTTGGTCCAAATTCCAATTCCCGCTTTGATTTAATCCTCTGCAGATAGCCGCTGCAATGGTGGCCACATGTAATACGTGTTCAATACGTGTGCAGATGTGGTCATTATCCGGAGCAAAGAAAACTTGAGTTTTGTGTTTAAGTCTGCGAAAAGGTAAAGAGTGTATGATTTTGGTTTGATCGCGGAAAAACTCTCCGCGCACATCCGGCGTTTGCGGACGGGTACGTTTAAAGTAAATTTCATTATTTAGCGGGTTTTTATTCATAAAATTATGATACCATAATATAAACACGGCTTCTATGAGGTTTTTCTTATGAGTAAAAAAATAGCGGTTTATCAAGGCACTTTTGACCCTTTTACCAACGGACATTTGGAAGTAGCGAAAGATGCTTTATCTATATTTGATGAAGTTATTATTTTATTGTTGGTAAATCCGGTCAAAAAACCGCTTTTTTCCGTAGAAGAAAGAAAAGAGATGATTTTACAAACCATACAAACGCTGGATGGCGTGTCGGTAGACTCTTATCAAGGCCTTTTGGCAGATTATATGAAAGAAAAAGGGCTGACTTGTTGCGTAAGAGGCATTCGTAATGAGCGCGATTATGCCTATGAGTTGGAAAATCATCAATTGAGTAAGGTTTTTTGTCCTGATTTGAAAACTTTTTTTCTTCCCTGTGACCCTTTGTGGGCGAACGTAAGTTCCGGTGCTGTAAAAGCGGCTTGCGCTTACGGAAGTCTTCCTGCTACGTGGGTTTCCTCTGCAGTGGTTCAAAATTTACTTCAAAAATTCCCTAAAATTAAACTTGTAAAATAGTTCCTTTTGTTTGTTTTTTAGCCCTTTTATTTGCTATAATATACTTGGAGACAGACAAAAGGAGAACGTATGCTATACGCAGCAAAATCTTTGATGCGTGTGGGCTTGCCGACGAGGCTGAAGCGCCAGTCGGACAAGCAAGGGTTTGTTTTTTTCAAAAAGCCTGTTTCCTTTGCTTGTGATCTTTTTGAGCAGTACTGTTTTTATATAGAAAATTTGTGTTTTTTTATCTGGGCCAAAAGTACCATACAAAATAGGACTTTTGGCCCTTTTTTTTTCGTGTCAAAAGCGGCACAATATTTATAAGAGGATTTTATGAAAAAGATAATATCTTTAGTGCTTAGTTTTAGCATTATATTTATGTCTGTGGCGCCGTCTTACGCGCAAGTGGCGGAAGAACGGGAACGCACGGATGCGTTTGCTGCGATGTTTGATCGAGCGGTAGCGGCGGAAGCACAGGCACATGGCAAGAAGGTAGCGCAATATGAAGCAGAGATGTCCAATGAAATAATT from the Elusimicrobiaceae bacterium genome contains:
- a CDS encoding HD domain-containing protein encodes the protein MNKNPLNNEIYFKRTRPQTPDVRGEFFRDQTKIIHSLPFRRLKHKTQVFFAPDNDHICTRIEHVLHVATIAAAICRGLNQSGNWNLDQDLAYAIGLGHDIGHAPFGHEGERALASCIAPKPFLHEVNSYRVVEQLANYGEGLNLTYAVKDGILCHCGEDFATKELRPATTPNKLEDIQNRRCLPTTYEGCIVRVSDKIAYLGRDIEDAVKAKLITKKDIPLIVQDEIGTSNGEIINTLTLDLIEHSKDKDFIGFSPEKTDIILQLRDFNYERIYNNAQMKQRKETIDKRIADLFEYFRWIFDKYGFDYLMYEKEGKQTAVSFSKYIQSMEKVYQKDPSQKDQIITDYIAGMTDSYALSVMEDVILPNSIKFFS
- the coaD gene encoding pantetheine-phosphate adenylyltransferase yields the protein MSKKIAVYQGTFDPFTNGHLEVAKDALSIFDEVIILLLVNPVKKPLFSVEERKEMILQTIQTLDGVSVDSYQGLLADYMKEKGLTCCVRGIRNERDYAYELENHQLSKVFCPDLKTFFLPCDPLWANVSSGAVKAACAYGSLPATWVSSAVVQNLLQKFPKIKLVK